The following are encoded in a window of Sphingobium sp. AP49 genomic DNA:
- a CDS encoding autorepressor SdpR family transcription factor, with product MSQVFKALSDPTRRRVLQLLRQGPMSAGELSDRFDVSRPTMSAHFAVLKEADLVHAEKVGKSVIYHLKLSVLEDALLGFVHSFGPGVEMPAPSRKAAG from the coding sequence TTGTCCGATCCGACCCGCAGGCGCGTATTGCAGCTTCTGCGCCAGGGGCCGATGAGCGCGGGGGAGTTGAGCGATCGGTTCGACGTCTCCCGGCCGACCATGTCGGCGCATTTTGCGGTGCTGAAAGAGGCCGATCTGGTCCATGCCGAAAAGGTCGGCAAATCGGTTATCTATCATCTCAAGCTCTCGGTGCTCGAAGATGCGCTGCTGGGCTTTGTTCATTCGTTCGGCCCGGGCGTGGAAATGCCTGCGCCCAGCAGGAAGGCAGCAGGATGA
- a CDS encoding GntR family transcriptional regulator, giving the protein MSDESKPVYLRLREIIAASILDGDYHDGDLLPSVRAFAAQQGANPLTVAKAYQSFQDDGLVIVKRGVGMFVADGATRKLREAERNRFLESVWPPVAAQIRRLGIRLDELDSHKV; this is encoded by the coding sequence ATGAGCGACGAATCCAAACCCGTCTATCTCCGCCTTCGCGAGATCATCGCTGCATCCATCCTGGATGGCGACTATCATGATGGCGACCTGCTTCCCTCGGTTCGCGCTTTTGCCGCCCAGCAAGGCGCCAACCCGCTGACGGTGGCCAAGGCTTATCAGAGCTTCCAGGATGATGGCCTGGTCATCGTGAAGCGGGGGGTCGGCATGTTCGTCGCCGATGGTGCGACCCGCAAGCTGCGCGAGGCTGAACGCAACCGTTTCCTCGAAAGCGTCTGGCCGCCGGTCGCGGCACAGATCCGGCGCCTGGGCATCCGGCTCGACGAACTGGACAGCCACAAGGTCTGA
- a CDS encoding nitroreductase has translation MFNDLSSPLALLQTRRSGKPRDLVAPGPDDAQLRQILEVALRTPDHGKLAPWRFVIVPQDKRGKLAALLENAYRAEKPDAGRLEIEAMHQFAQQAPTLVVALSKPVVGSKIPVWEQELSAGAAIMNLLHATHALGFAGGWLTGWPSFNADVRDAFGSADERLAGFVFIGTPSRPLDERPRPDYDDIVSTWDR, from the coding sequence ATGTTCAACGACCTGTCCAGCCCGCTCGCCCTGCTCCAGACCCGCCGTTCCGGCAAGCCCCGCGACCTGGTCGCGCCCGGCCCGGACGACGCGCAACTGCGTCAGATCCTCGAAGTCGCGCTGCGCACGCCCGATCATGGCAAGCTGGCCCCCTGGCGCTTCGTGATCGTACCGCAGGACAAGCGGGGAAAACTCGCCGCACTGCTGGAGAACGCCTATCGCGCCGAAAAGCCCGACGCCGGTCGGCTGGAGATCGAGGCGATGCACCAGTTCGCACAGCAGGCGCCGACATTGGTGGTGGCGCTGTCCAAACCGGTGGTCGGTAGCAAGATTCCCGTGTGGGAACAGGAATTGTCGGCCGGCGCGGCAATCATGAACCTGCTGCACGCCACCCATGCGCTGGGCTTCGCCGGTGGCTGGCTCACCGGCTGGCCCAGCTTCAACGCGGATGTGCGCGACGCATTTGGCAGCGCGGACGAGCGGCTGGCCGGCTTCGTCTTCATCGGAACGCCGTCGCGACCGCTCGATGAGCGCCCCCGGCCAGATTATGACGATATCGTATCGACCTGGGACAGATAG
- a CDS encoding peptide MFS transporter, whose protein sequence is MATAITDPAEAGKTWLGHPRGLFLLFFVEMWERFSFYGMRALLIFYLTQHFLFSDRDASYAYGAYMSLIYISPLMGGYLADRYLGQRKAVLFGGIIIAVGHLILGLESDNAGPMGLGLFWLGLATVITGTGFLKSSASALVGQLYPRDDMRRDPAYTIFYMGINVGGTIGPIICGYLGQVWGWHWGFGAASVGMVAGALGFALCKPMLQGKGEPTDPVRLAQKVGGLISREWLVYLLSLLAIPVCWYLIQNHSVVGWGLGIAGPLMVGYILWESFGRLHGTERHRMLAALFLLVINPIFWGLYEQTGSSLNLFADRYTDRTMLGFDVPASVFQSLNAAYILIFGPIMAGLWIWLAKRGWEPSTPAKFGIAIVLVGAGFLVLDAGTGAPGTLTPVLFIFLLYLCHTIGELCLSPVGLSAMSSLAPSRMVGLMMGIWFLAMALGEYAAGVISAATGNAEGVASRDAMLHVFDKIGWWSVGFGIAVMAVAPLVKRLMHTREIDTTTGDIAS, encoded by the coding sequence ATGGCGACCGCAATCACCGATCCGGCGGAGGCAGGCAAGACCTGGCTCGGCCATCCGCGCGGCCTGTTCCTGCTCTTCTTCGTGGAGATGTGGGAGCGCTTTTCCTTCTATGGCATGCGCGCGCTGCTGATCTTCTACCTGACGCAGCATTTCCTCTTTTCCGATCGCGACGCCAGCTACGCCTATGGCGCCTATATGTCGCTGATCTACATCTCGCCGCTGATGGGCGGCTATCTGGCCGACCGCTATCTGGGCCAGCGCAAGGCGGTGCTGTTCGGCGGCATCATCATTGCCGTCGGCCATCTGATCCTGGGGCTGGAAAGCGACAATGCCGGGCCGATGGGGCTGGGTCTCTTCTGGCTGGGCCTCGCCACCGTCATCACCGGCACGGGCTTCCTCAAGTCCAGCGCCTCGGCACTGGTGGGTCAGCTTTACCCGCGCGACGACATGCGCCGCGACCCGGCCTATACGATCTTCTACATGGGCATCAATGTCGGCGGCACGATCGGCCCGATCATCTGCGGCTATCTGGGCCAGGTCTGGGGCTGGCACTGGGGCTTTGGCGCGGCGTCGGTCGGCATGGTCGCGGGCGCGCTGGGCTTTGCCCTGTGCAAGCCGATGCTGCAGGGCAAGGGCGAACCGACCGACCCCGTGCGTCTGGCCCAGAAGGTCGGCGGCCTCATCAGCCGCGAATGGCTGGTCTATCTGCTCAGCCTGCTCGCCATTCCGGTCTGCTGGTATCTGATCCAGAATCACAGCGTCGTCGGCTGGGGGCTGGGTATCGCCGGGCCGCTGATGGTCGGCTATATCCTCTGGGAATCCTTCGGGCGCCTGCACGGCACCGAGCGGCACCGGATGCTCGCCGCCCTGTTCCTGCTGGTCATCAACCCGATCTTCTGGGGCCTTTACGAACAGACGGGCTCCTCGCTCAACCTGTTCGCTGATCGCTATACCGACCGTACCATGCTCGGCTTCGATGTGCCGGCTTCGGTCTTCCAGTCCTTGAACGCCGCCTATATCCTGATCTTCGGTCCGATCATGGCGGGTTTGTGGATCTGGCTGGCCAAGCGCGGCTGGGAACCATCGACCCCGGCCAAGTTCGGCATCGCCATCGTGCTGGTCGGCGCCGGCTTCCTGGTGCTCGACGCGGGCACGGGCGCGCCCGGCACGCTGACCCCGGTGCTGTTCATCTTCCTTCTCTATCTCTGTCATACGATCGGCGAGCTGTGCCTGTCGCCGGTCGGCCTGTCCGCCATGTCCAGCCTGGCGCCATCACGCATGGTCGGGCTGATGATGGGCATCTGGTTCCTCGCCATGGCGTTGGGCGAATATGCCGCCGGCGTCATTTCGGCGGCGACTGGCAATGCCGAGGGGGTCGCCTCGCGCGATGCCATGCTGCATGTGTTCGACAAGATCGGCTGGTGGTCGGTGGGCTTTGGCATCGCCGTCATGGCGGTCGCGCCGCTGGTCAAGCGGCTGATGCACACGCGGGAAATCGACACGACAACAGGGGATATCGCATCATGA
- a CDS encoding amidohydrolase — MKRTRVALLALTLLAGVSGPAIAKKEKEQPAPASQGSSAEPDNPYPSTYKPYPGVATAIRGATIFDGEGGRIDKGVVFLSGGKITSIGGPDTPIPADIAVFDGTGKFVTPGVIDIHSHLGVYPSPSVDANSDGNEMTSPVTPHVWAEHSVWPQDPGFGRALANGGVTTLQILPGSGNLFGGRSVILKNVQARTMQGMKFPGAPYGLKMACGENPKRVYGAKGREPSTRMGNMAVDRQTWIKAREYQKKRAAGKEQTRDLGMETLADALEGKILVQNHCYRADEMANVIDMSKEFGYKVTAFHHAVEAYKIADLLRENGICAAMWGDWYGFKMEAYDGIKENVPLVHQAGACAIVHSDDENGIQRLNQEAAKALGAGRRMGINIPDEIAWTWLAINPAKAMGIADQTGSLKVGKMADVVLWNGNPFSTYTRPEKVWVDGALLYDANDPKRRPVTDFELGQIGAGDVK, encoded by the coding sequence ATGAAACGCACGCGCGTCGCGCTGCTGGCCCTCACGCTCCTGGCGGGTGTGAGCGGACCGGCGATCGCCAAGAAGGAAAAGGAACAGCCGGCACCGGCGTCGCAGGGCAGCTCCGCTGAACCGGACAATCCCTATCCTTCCACCTACAAGCCCTATCCGGGCGTCGCGACCGCGATCCGCGGCGCGACCATCTTTGACGGTGAAGGCGGGCGGATCGACAAGGGTGTCGTCTTCCTGTCCGGCGGCAAGATCACATCGATCGGCGGTCCCGACACGCCGATCCCGGCGGACATCGCCGTGTTCGACGGCACCGGCAAGTTCGTGACGCCCGGCGTCATCGATATTCACAGCCATCTGGGCGTCTATCCCTCGCCCAGCGTCGATGCGAACTCCGACGGCAATGAAATGACCTCGCCGGTCACGCCCCATGTCTGGGCCGAACATTCGGTCTGGCCGCAGGATCCCGGTTTCGGTCGCGCGCTCGCCAATGGCGGCGTCACCACGCTGCAGATCCTGCCCGGTTCGGGCAATCTGTTCGGCGGCCGCAGCGTGATCCTGAAGAATGTTCAGGCGCGCACCATGCAGGGCATGAAGTTCCCCGGCGCGCCCTATGGCCTGAAAATGGCCTGCGGCGAAAATCCCAAGCGCGTCTATGGCGCCAAGGGGCGTGAGCCCAGCACCCGCATGGGCAATATGGCGGTCGATCGCCAGACCTGGATCAAGGCGCGCGAATATCAGAAGAAGCGCGCGGCGGGCAAGGAACAGACCCGTGACCTCGGCATGGAGACGCTGGCCGACGCGCTGGAAGGCAAGATCCTGGTCCAGAATCATTGCTACCGCGCCGACGAGATGGCCAATGTGATCGATATGTCGAAGGAGTTTGGCTACAAGGTCACCGCCTTCCACCATGCGGTCGAAGCCTACAAGATCGCCGACCTGTTGCGCGAGAACGGCATTTGCGCCGCCATGTGGGGCGACTGGTATGGCTTCAAGATGGAAGCCTATGACGGCATCAAGGAGAATGTCCCGCTCGTCCACCAGGCCGGCGCCTGCGCCATCGTCCATTCCGATGACGAGAATGGCATCCAGCGCCTGAACCAGGAAGCGGCCAAGGCATTGGGCGCGGGCCGTCGCATGGGCATCAACATCCCTGACGAGATCGCCTGGACCTGGCTCGCCATCAATCCGGCCAAGGCGATGGGCATCGCCGACCAGACCGGCAGCCTGAAGGTCGGCAAGATGGCCGACGTGGTGCTGTGGAACGGCAATCCCTTCAGCACCTATACCCGGCCGGAAAAGGTCTGGGTCGACGGCGCACTCCTGTATGACGCCAATGATCCAAAGCGGCGCCCGGTCACGGACTTTGAGCTGGGCCAGATCGGCGCGGGAGACGTGAAATGA
- a CDS encoding amidohydrolase family protein, which yields MTMKTAIRAAAALLAVTASPMALAQTIAITGATLAIGDGSEPIQNGTVVIAAGKVVAAGAGVAVPAGAKTIDASGKWVTPGIVSGFSRVGLAEVPGVKETNDINARTPFSAAIDVAPAINPLANPIAISRTAGVTRAVVVPATGNGIFAGQGAVVDLGADMDPITKARAFQYVEMGEEGAEDAGGSRPAAYLSFKMMLREAQDYAKAPASYDGRSKDALLNRVDAEALVPVVTGAMPLMIHVESARDILGVLALRKDFPALKLILAGATEGWMVANQIAAAKVPVITGGLDDLPSSFEKLAATQSNVGRMVKAGVPVAMGMLSGDDALQLRVATQQAGNMVALTRVPGATGLSWGQALRTITSAPAEAMGLGDRIGSLKAGKAGDVVIWDGDPLEMESAPVAVWIDGIQQPIDNRQTKLRDRYATPAEGSLPKAYEW from the coding sequence ATGACGATGAAGACCGCAATCCGCGCCGCCGCCGCGCTGCTCGCCGTCACGGCCTCGCCCATGGCGCTGGCCCAGACCATCGCCATCACCGGCGCCACCCTGGCGATCGGTGACGGGTCGGAACCGATCCAGAATGGCACCGTGGTCATTGCCGCCGGCAAGGTGGTGGCCGCCGGGGCCGGCGTCGCCGTGCCGGCCGGCGCCAAGACCATCGACGCCAGCGGCAAATGGGTGACGCCCGGCATCGTCTCGGGCTTCTCGCGCGTGGGCCTGGCCGAAGTGCCCGGCGTCAAGGAAACCAACGACATCAACGCCCGCACGCCCTTCTCGGCGGCGATCGACGTGGCGCCGGCGATCAACCCGCTGGCCAATCCGATCGCGATCAGCCGCACCGCCGGCGTGACCCGCGCGGTGGTCGTGCCCGCGACCGGCAACGGCATCTTTGCCGGGCAGGGCGCGGTGGTCGATCTGGGCGCCGACATGGACCCCATCACCAAGGCGCGCGCCTTCCAATATGTCGAGATGGGCGAAGAGGGCGCGGAGGATGCCGGCGGCAGCCGTCCGGCCGCTTATCTCAGCTTCAAGATGATGCTGCGCGAGGCGCAGGATTATGCCAAGGCCCCGGCCAGCTATGATGGCCGGTCGAAGGACGCGTTGCTCAACCGCGTCGATGCCGAGGCGCTGGTCCCGGTCGTCACCGGCGCCATGCCGCTGATGATCCATGTCGAAAGCGCGCGCGATATCCTGGGCGTGCTGGCGCTCAGGAAGGACTTCCCGGCGCTGAAGCTGATCCTCGCCGGCGCGACCGAAGGCTGGATGGTGGCGAATCAGATCGCCGCCGCCAAGGTGCCGGTGATTACCGGCGGGCTGGATGACCTGCCCTCCAGCTTCGAGAAGCTGGCGGCGACCCAGAGCAATGTCGGCCGCATGGTCAAGGCAGGGGTGCCCGTTGCCATGGGGATGCTGAGCGGCGACGATGCGCTGCAGTTGCGTGTCGCCACCCAGCAGGCGGGCAACATGGTCGCGCTGACCCGGGTGCCGGGCGCCACGGGCCTGAGTTGGGGCCAGGCGCTGCGCACCATCACCTCCGCCCCGGCCGAGGCGATGGGGCTGGGCGATCGGATCGGGTCGCTGAAAGCCGGCAAGGCGGGCGATGTCGTGATCTGGGACGGCGACCCGCTGGAAATGGAATCGGCGCCGGTCGCGGTGTGGATCGACGGCATCCAGCAGCCGATCGACAATCGCCAGACCAAGCTGCGCGATCGCTACGCCACCCCGGCCGAGGGCAGCCTGCCCAAGGCCTATGAATGGTAG
- a CDS encoding TonB-dependent receptor codes for MPFSALSSKRARHLGGAMLLCAAALPMIAEAAEGAPEAEAPSDAIVVTAAGYEQNIVEAPASITVLGREELQERRFGSLAEVLMDVQGVDVGGEAGKTGGLNISIRGMPSDYTLVLIDGRRQNAPGGVTPNGFGETSTSFMPPFSAIDRIEVVRGPMSTLYGSDAMGGVVNIITRKVGNRWVGTATAESTIQGDDRFGNIQSLNGFAQGPIIKDLAGLTLRGSVFHRAGSNIAIPGDPALTLGRNPVESDIYTYGGRLTLTPHADHDLWLEYDRNEQRYDNSEGQLGTLGSGGYAPEQRFNRSNYVLAHSWRMGFGQLDTTFTRNETETIGRLIPNGTPGAVPGSPRTLEARNDILDSRFAGKSGALAFTIGGQYWKARMVEGVAPEPFKFTQWAGFAEATLTVTEGVNLTGGARYDDHSTFGSKWSPRAYAVWNINDVVTLKGGVSRGFKTPRVEQIASGIIGFGSQGRVPLLGSPGLTPETSTSYEAGLYYDGQGLFSGNVTLFNNDFDDKIASGPGIANCTFSGYNGQPPAGCVDVGNFPNVELFSQSINIDKARTRGVEVATRFVFTPTLSLSANYTYTETEQLSGAEEGLPLVGMPKHMLNGNLRWKLGDKASVWARAEIRSSRYRGANAQQTTLGDFRGYELFHLGGSYQVTPAFRLAATINNLLDTDYAVYVPYQTAANVTAWTPAYSINQEGRRLWLSATVDF; via the coding sequence ATGCCATTTTCTGCACTATCGTCGAAGCGTGCGCGTCATTTGGGCGGCGCGATGCTGCTGTGCGCCGCTGCCTTACCCATGATCGCAGAGGCTGCCGAAGGCGCGCCCGAGGCCGAAGCCCCGTCCGACGCGATCGTCGTGACCGCCGCAGGCTATGAACAGAATATCGTCGAGGCACCGGCCAGCATCACCGTGCTGGGCCGTGAAGAATTGCAGGAAAGGCGCTTTGGCAGCCTGGCCGAAGTGCTGATGGATGTGCAGGGGGTCGATGTCGGTGGCGAGGCGGGCAAGACCGGCGGCCTCAACATCTCGATCCGTGGCATGCCCAGCGACTATACGCTGGTGCTGATCGACGGCCGTCGACAAAATGCGCCGGGCGGCGTCACGCCGAACGGTTTTGGCGAAACCTCGACCAGTTTCATGCCGCCCTTTTCGGCGATCGACCGGATCGAGGTGGTGCGCGGTCCGATGTCGACCCTCTACGGGTCGGATGCGATGGGCGGCGTGGTCAACATCATCACCCGCAAGGTCGGCAATCGCTGGGTGGGCACGGCGACGGCGGAGAGCACGATCCAGGGGGATGACCGGTTCGGCAATATCCAGTCGCTCAACGGCTTTGCCCAGGGACCGATCATCAAGGATCTGGCTGGCCTCACCCTGCGCGGCAGCGTGTTTCACCGGGCCGGGTCCAATATCGCGATCCCGGGCGATCCGGCACTGACGCTGGGCCGCAATCCGGTGGAATCGGACATCTACACCTATGGCGGCCGTCTGACGCTGACGCCGCATGCGGACCATGATCTCTGGCTGGAATATGATCGTAACGAACAGCGTTATGACAATAGCGAGGGGCAGTTGGGCACGCTTGGATCGGGCGGTTATGCGCCCGAACAGCGCTTCAATCGCAGCAATTATGTCCTGGCCCATAGCTGGCGCATGGGCTTTGGCCAACTCGACACGACCTTCACGCGCAACGAGACCGAAACGATCGGGCGCCTGATCCCCAACGGCACGCCGGGCGCCGTGCCGGGCAGCCCGCGGACCCTGGAAGCGCGCAACGACATCCTTGATTCCCGCTTTGCGGGCAAGAGCGGCGCGCTCGCCTTCACCATTGGCGGCCAATATTGGAAGGCGCGCATGGTCGAGGGCGTGGCGCCCGAACCGTTCAAATTCACCCAATGGGCCGGCTTTGCGGAGGCTACGCTGACCGTGACGGAGGGCGTCAACCTGACGGGCGGCGCGCGCTATGACGATCACAGCACCTTTGGTAGCAAATGGTCGCCGCGCGCCTATGCGGTGTGGAACATCAACGATGTGGTGACATTGAAGGGCGGGGTCAGTCGCGGGTTCAAGACGCCGCGGGTCGAGCAGATCGCCAGCGGTATCATCGGCTTTGGCAGCCAGGGACGGGTGCCGTTGCTCGGCTCGCCGGGGCTGACGCCGGAAACCAGCACCAGTTACGAAGCCGGCCTCTATTATGATGGACAGGGCTTGTTCAGCGGCAATGTCACGCTGTTCAACAATGATTTCGATGACAAGATCGCGTCCGGGCCGGGCATCGCCAATTGCACCTTCTCAGGCTATAATGGCCAGCCGCCGGCCGGTTGCGTCGATGTCGGCAATTTCCCCAATGTCGAACTGTTCAGCCAGTCGATCAACATCGACAAGGCACGGACGCGGGGCGTGGAAGTGGCAACCCGCTTCGTCTTCACCCCCACGCTCTCGCTTTCGGCCAACTACACCTATACCGAAACCGAACAATTGAGCGGGGCGGAAGAGGGATTGCCGCTGGTGGGCATGCCCAAGCATATGCTGAACGGCAATCTGCGCTGGAAGCTGGGCGACAAGGCGAGCGTCTGGGCGCGGGCGGAAATACGTTCGAGCCGGTACCGCGGCGCCAATGCGCAGCAGACGACGCTCGGCGATTTTCGGGGCTATGAACTGTTCCACCTAGGCGGTTCCTATCAGGTCACGCCGGCCTTCCGCCTGGCGGCGACGATCAACAACCTGCTCGACACCGACTATGCGGTTTATGTGCCCTATCAGACCGCAGCCAATGTGACCGCCTGGACCCCGGCCTATTCGATCAACCAGGAAGGTCGTCGTCTCTGGCTCTCGGCCACGGTCGACTTCTGA
- a CDS encoding SH3 domain-containing protein: protein MGDLGKGSGMKRLLMGAGMIAALSHMGGAAAAPAKPVPYWASLAQDEARMRVGPSLDYPSNWVYRRRDLPVKVVQVLGLWRKVEDPDGAQGWMHVRLLSDTATAIVTASEAPMHEGASDTSRTLFRAEKGVVGRIASCSGGWCAFDVKGQKGFVKAGDIWGATSG from the coding sequence ATGGGTGATTTGGGCAAAGGGTCGGGCATGAAGCGCCTGCTGATGGGCGCGGGCATGATTGCGGCCCTGAGCCATATGGGCGGAGCGGCGGCTGCGCCGGCCAAGCCGGTGCCCTATTGGGCCTCGCTGGCCCAGGACGAAGCGCGGATGCGCGTTGGCCCCAGCCTCGACTACCCCTCCAACTGGGTCTATCGCCGCCGCGACCTGCCGGTGAAGGTGGTGCAGGTGCTGGGCCTGTGGCGCAAGGTGGAGGATCCCGATGGCGCCCAGGGCTGGATGCACGTCCGCCTATTGAGCGATACCGCCACCGCGATCGTCACGGCATCGGAAGCGCCAATGCACGAGGGCGCGAGCGACACCAGCCGCACCCTGTTCCGCGCCGAAAAGGGCGTGGTCGGCCGCATCGCCTCCTGCTCGGGCGGCTGGTGCGCCTTCGACGTCAAGGGCCAGAAGGGCTTTGTAAAAGCCGGCGACATCTGGGGCGCCACCAGCGGCTGA
- a CDS encoding D-glycerate dehydrogenase, with protein MARKPRPAKPRVIVTRRLPPNVEARMAELFDASFNVGDVPMTRTELARAMAQCDVLVPCISDQIDASLIAGAPERLQLIASFGSGVDHIDLAAARTKGVIVTNTPGVLTEDTADMTMALILSVPRRLAEGEKLVRSGEWRGWSPSGMLGHRIGGKKLGIIGMGRIGRAVARRAQAFGLSIAYHNRHRLPFEVEQELEAGWQADLDTLLRESDIVSIHCPLNADSRRLIDARRIALMRPDAYLINTSRAEITDEPALIAALAEGRIAGAGLDVYAHEPAVDPQLLALANVALLPHVGSATFEGRDATGARVIANIRSWADGHRPPNQVLEGWV; from the coding sequence ATGGCCAGGAAACCGCGCCCCGCAAAGCCGCGTGTCATCGTGACGCGCCGCCTGCCCCCCAATGTGGAGGCGCGCATGGCCGAACTGTTCGACGCCAGCTTCAATGTCGGCGATGTGCCCATGACCCGCACCGAACTGGCCCGCGCCATGGCGCAGTGCGACGTATTGGTACCGTGCATCAGCGATCAGATCGACGCCAGCCTGATCGCCGGTGCGCCCGAACGGCTGCAACTGATCGCCAGCTTCGGCAGCGGCGTCGACCATATCGACCTGGCCGCCGCACGGACGAAGGGCGTCATCGTCACCAACACGCCCGGCGTGTTGACCGAAGACACGGCCGACATGACCATGGCGCTGATCCTTTCCGTCCCCCGCCGCCTGGCGGAGGGGGAGAAGCTGGTGCGCTCGGGCGAGTGGCGCGGCTGGAGTCCCTCGGGCATGCTCGGCCACCGCATCGGCGGCAAGAAACTGGGCATTATCGGCATGGGCCGGATCGGCCGTGCGGTCGCGCGACGGGCGCAGGCCTTTGGTTTGTCGATCGCCTATCATAACCGGCACCGCCTGCCTTTCGAGGTGGAGCAGGAGCTGGAGGCGGGCTGGCAGGCGGATCTCGACACGCTGCTGCGAGAGAGCGACATCGTCTCGATCCATTGCCCGCTCAACGCCGACAGCCGCAGGTTGATCGATGCGCGGCGGATCGCGCTGATGCGCCCCGACGCCTATCTCATCAACACATCGCGTGCGGAAATTACCGACGAGCCAGCGCTGATCGCGGCCCTGGCGGAAGGGCGGATCGCCGGCGCCGGCCTCGACGTCTACGCGCATGAACCTGCGGTCGATCCCCAGTTGCTGGCATTGGCCAATGTGGCGCTGCTGCCCCATGTCGGCTCGGCGACGTTCGAGGGACGCGACGCCACCGGCGCGCGCGTCATCGCCAATATCCGCAGTTGGGCCGATGGCCATAGGCCGCCCAACCAGGTGCTCGAAGGCTGGGTCTGA
- a CDS encoding DUF1328 domain-containing protein — protein sequence MIRLAIIALVIAAVLAILGFGGAAGTFVGIAKLLFGVAIALFLIFLVLGLLAGKGIKDAID from the coding sequence ATGATTCGTCTTGCCATCATTGCCCTCGTGATCGCGGCTGTGCTCGCCATCCTCGGCTTCGGCGGCGCAGCCGGCACCTTTGTCGGTATCGCGAAGCTGCTGTTCGGCGTCGCCATCGCGCTGTTCCTGATCTTCCTTGTCCTGGGCCTTCTGGCTGGCAAGGGCATCAAGGACGCGATAGACTGA
- a CDS encoding DUF5818 domain-containing protein — MIEIGAGVDETGRLLRDEAGFLLQRDLGGTWRLVLLRVPVDHVEKRVRVRGYYAGDDIVEADGVAAA; from the coding sequence ATGATCGAGATTGGCGCTGGAGTGGATGAAACCGGGCGGTTGCTGCGCGACGAGGCCGGCTTCCTGCTCCAGCGCGATCTTGGCGGCACCTGGCGGCTGGTGCTGCTGCGGGTGCCGGTCGATCATGTCGAAAAGCGGGTCCGCGTGCGCGGCTATTATGCCGGCGACGATATTGTCGAAGCCGATGGTGTGGCCGCTGCCTGA